From the Limosilactobacillus panis genome, one window contains:
- a CDS encoding L-lactate dehydrogenase: MTRKVAVIGMGHVGSTVAHYVVANGFADDLVLIDTNEKKVNADALDFEDAMANLLHHTNIYVNDYGQLKDTDVIVSALGNIKLQDNPDADRFAELPFTRDAVPKVAQKIKESGFNGKIVAITNPVDVITSIYQSVTGLPKNQVIGTGTLLDSARMKRAVASRLNVDPRSVEGYNLGEHGNSQFTAWSTVRVLEQPITELAKKRGLDLDELDHEARMGGWKVFSGKKYTSYGVATAAVRLANTILSDAHTVMPVSNFREEYDCYLSYPAVVGRNGIEEQVQLHLTDEELDKLQTSANFIKEKYQESLEANKKA, encoded by the coding sequence ATGACACGAAAGGTTGCCGTAATTGGGATGGGACACGTTGGTTCAACGGTGGCACATTACGTCGTTGCTAACGGTTTCGCTGACGACCTGGTTTTAATTGACACTAATGAAAAGAAGGTTAACGCTGACGCCTTGGACTTTGAGGACGCCATGGCGAACCTTCTTCACCACACCAACATTTACGTCAATGACTACGGACAATTAAAGGATACGGACGTCATCGTGTCTGCCTTGGGGAATATCAAGCTCCAGGACAACCCAGACGCCGACCGTTTTGCGGAACTGCCATTCACCCGGGACGCGGTTCCAAAGGTTGCTCAGAAGATTAAGGAGAGTGGCTTCAACGGCAAAATCGTTGCCATCACCAACCCCGTCGACGTTATCACCTCCATTTACCAATCCGTGACTGGCTTGCCAAAGAACCAGGTAATCGGCACCGGGACCCTGCTTGACTCCGCCCGGATGAAGCGTGCCGTGGCTAGCCGCCTTAACGTTGACCCCCGTTCCGTTGAGGGTTACAACCTTGGTGAACACGGGAACTCACAATTTACGGCCTGGTCGACTGTCCGTGTTCTGGAACAGCCAATCACTGAACTGGCAAAGAAGCGCGGCTTAGACCTGGACGAACTGGACCACGAAGCCCGGATGGGGGGCTGGAAGGTCTTCTCTGGTAAGAAGTACACCAGTTACGGGGTTGCCACTGCGGCTGTTCGCTTGGCTAATACCATCCTTTCTGACGCCCACACCGTTATGCCGGTTTCTAATTTCCGTGAAGAATACGACTGCTACCTTTCATACCCCGCTGTTGTCGGCCGTAACGGAATCGAAGAACAAGTACAACTCCACCTAACTGACGAAGAACTTGATAAGCTGCAGACTTCCGCTAACTTCATCAAGGAAAAGTACCAAGAAAGCCTGGAGGCTAATAAGAAGGCTTAA
- a CDS encoding LacI family DNA-binding transcriptional regulator has product MKKQAVKLEDVAAVAGVSKTTVSRVLNNRGYLSQATIDKVHKAMQKLHYQPNIIARQLYQQRTNLVGLVFPTVDNPFFGQLEACLDYELYKRGYRVLMGNSQNNPDRERAYLRQLLNGQVDGLIVGAHNEGIKQYRNIQLPVVSIERLVSKDIPVVAADNYAGGVLATQRLLDDGCQHIIHTNYPHDLASPNMERRRAYEELMRKHGLPMYTYEVSFDSSTAEKLKIFRRLFDEHPEVDGVFADNDTNASLIMQVARKQGRRVPEDLKVVGFDGASMTRTLLPELTTIQQPIQQMASTAVQLLQERIDGKKTTSSVQLPVKLIRGTTA; this is encoded by the coding sequence CGGTTTCTCGGGTTCTTAACAACCGGGGCTACCTTAGCCAGGCGACGATTGATAAGGTCCACAAGGCGATGCAGAAGTTGCACTACCAGCCCAACATCATTGCCCGCCAGCTTTACCAGCAGCGGACTAACCTGGTGGGTCTGGTTTTTCCAACCGTTGACAACCCGTTTTTTGGCCAACTAGAGGCGTGCCTGGATTATGAACTGTACAAGCGGGGCTACCGGGTACTAATGGGGAACAGCCAGAATAATCCGGACCGTGAGCGGGCCTACCTTCGCCAGCTATTAAATGGACAGGTGGATGGCCTGATCGTTGGGGCCCACAACGAGGGCATCAAGCAGTACCGTAATATTCAGCTGCCGGTGGTTTCCATTGAACGGTTGGTTTCTAAAGACATTCCAGTTGTGGCCGCGGATAACTACGCTGGCGGTGTCCTGGCAACGCAACGACTACTGGACGATGGCTGTCAGCATATTATCCATACTAATTATCCCCACGACCTGGCATCGCCGAACATGGAACGGCGGCGGGCCTATGAGGAGCTGATGCGTAAGCACGGCTTACCAATGTATACGTATGAAGTTAGCTTCGATAGTTCGACTGCTGAGAAGCTGAAGATTTTTCGGCGTCTCTTTGATGAGCATCCGGAAGTTGACGGGGTTTTCGCCGATAATGACACGAATGCCAGTCTAATCATGCAGGTGGCTCGGAAACAGGGTCGGCGGGTTCCAGAAGACCTCAAGGTAGTGGGCTTTGATGGAGCCAGCATGACCCGGACCTTGTTGCCGGAGCTAACCACGATCCAGCAGCCCATTCAACAAATGGCCAGCACGGCGGTGCAACTTCTCCAAGAGAGAATTGACGGTAAAAAGACCACCAGCTCGGTTCAGCTACCGGTTAAGTTGATTCGCGGAACAACTGCATAA
- a CDS encoding IS30 family transposase, with protein MSTTILSFQNRVVIETLHNEGRSLRYIANYLGFSKTTVFNELHRLNSEYWAELAQTDFERKVSQRGRKSSLTKNLKHLIEEKIQVQKWSPEQVAHVVGIAYKTVYNWIDQGWLDIQLPDLPDHGMRRHRAKEKRGTFSHGRSIEERPHKVETRQEFGHFEADTVLSGKRKGQAVATFVERKSRLTIVKRLHGRDSQSMTQAVLELASQLQDKLKTLTVDHGKEFANYQAIEQRTGTPVYFVHAYSPHERGGNENRNRVLQRFIPKGQAIEELSDHKLIQINWYLNSRPLKCLNWHTPIEIFLLNLRH; from the coding sequence ATGAGCACCACTATTTTATCATTCCAGAACCGTGTTGTCATTGAAACGCTTCATAATGAAGGACGTTCCTTGCGATACATCGCTAATTACTTAGGCTTTAGTAAAACCACAGTCTTTAACGAACTTCACCGGCTAAATAGTGAGTACTGGGCTGAGCTAGCGCAAACTGACTTTGAACGCAAGGTTAGTCAACGGGGGCGGAAGTCTTCGCTCACTAAAAACCTTAAACACTTGATCGAAGAAAAGATTCAAGTCCAGAAGTGGTCCCCTGAACAAGTTGCCCATGTGGTTGGGATTGCCTACAAGACGGTCTATAACTGGATTGATCAAGGATGGCTTGATATACAGTTGCCCGATTTGCCTGATCATGGAATGCGTCGTCATCGTGCTAAAGAAAAGCGTGGTACGTTCAGTCACGGCCGCTCCATTGAGGAGCGGCCTCATAAAGTCGAAACTCGCCAGGAATTCGGCCACTTTGAAGCTGATACTGTACTTTCTGGCAAACGTAAAGGTCAAGCTGTGGCTACTTTTGTGGAGCGTAAGAGTCGCCTGACAATTGTTAAACGGCTCCATGGTCGCGACAGTCAGTCCATGACTCAAGCCGTACTTGAACTAGCTAGTCAACTTCAAGACAAGCTCAAGACGCTTACCGTAGATCATGGTAAAGAGTTCGCTAACTACCAGGCAATTGAGCAGCGAACTGGTACTCCGGTTTATTTTGTCCATGCTTATTCACCACATGAACGCGGTGGTAATGAGAACCGTAACCGAGTTTTACAACGCTTTATTCCCAAAGGCCAAGCCATTGAAGAGTTAAGCGATCACAAGCTGATTCAAATTAATTGGTATTTGAATTCCCGGCCACTTAAATGTCTTAATTGGCATACACCAATTGAGATCTTCTTGCTTAATCTACGTCACTAA
- a CDS encoding sulfite exporter TauE/SafE family protein: MGNILLMVIVGLAVGIFVISLGGGGGAIYLGVLTAIFQLSPGAAAATSIVTSLPALIMGAWSYYRRRLIDFSLGNRMMIAAIPSIFVGFFISPFFPERVYKIIIGLILAFLGAQLIYKVYRQTDSKKAARISAKTASVLYGIMGGLMVGIAGLSGGGPITTGLLLLGASMAEASATSSYVLVGMSIVGALLHISGGSIDWHAAGGLIAGSLVGAFLAPPVVLWMTAKPNRARIVKLFMGAFIIVMGIRTAL, translated from the coding sequence GTGGGGAACATACTATTGATGGTGATTGTCGGCTTAGCAGTCGGTATCTTTGTAATCTCGCTTGGCGGCGGGGGCGGCGCAATCTATCTCGGTGTCTTGACGGCGATTTTTCAACTATCACCGGGGGCCGCAGCCGCCACGTCGATTGTGACTTCCCTCCCAGCTTTGATTATGGGGGCCTGGTCCTACTACCGTCGGAGGCTGATTGACTTCAGCCTAGGCAACCGGATGATGATTGCTGCTATCCCCAGCATCTTTGTCGGTTTCTTCATCTCACCATTCTTTCCGGAAAGGGTTTATAAAATCATCATTGGACTAATCTTAGCCTTTCTGGGGGCTCAGCTGATTTACAAGGTGTATCGGCAGACCGACAGCAAGAAGGCGGCTCGGATATCAGCTAAAACCGCGAGTGTCCTCTACGGCATCATGGGGGGCCTAATGGTTGGTATCGCCGGTCTGAGTGGAGGGGGCCCAATCACCACCGGTCTCCTTCTTCTGGGGGCTTCGATGGCCGAAGCGTCCGCCACCTCATCCTACGTTTTAGTAGGGATGTCGATTGTGGGGGCCCTCTTGCACATCAGCGGGGGCAGCATCGATTGGCACGCAGCGGGCGGTCTGATTGCTGGTTCACTGGTAGGGGCCTTCCTGGCACCGCCGGTAGTCCTATGGATGACGGCCAAACCAAACCGCGCCCGAATTGTCAAGCTCTTCATGGGGGCCTTCATCATTGTTATGGGAATTCGGACAGCATTATAA
- a CDS encoding MFS transporter — translation MTREVKKIIAVVICCEFLICLGMSLIFPVMPFIKNEYHFSAFDMGVMSSLFAFVQFVASPVVGQTSDKMGRKPMLVWGLLIFSLAEFVFALANQLWLFDISRAVDGLSAAMFVPTSMALAADLTSVKDRAKVIGWLSAAFSGGLILGPGLGGILANINYKFPFWVAGILGIISTLVAMFLLPSDSDERFKSTTDNPEGNLLSGGWVQIKKLLSPVMVTLFLMIFIMSFGLAGFESIYSLYVNEVHNFDLQSIALVLTLNGIISLILQVFFFDRMVQWWGEIRVIRYCFFASAIGTVFVIYDHSHWQLIVATLVVFEAFDMLRPAITTLLTKMSKDNQGLLNGVNMSLTSVGNIVGPLISGALLDINYQYPYWIVIVFLMGSFIITFGLQHLRRQNA, via the coding sequence ATGACAAGAGAAGTGAAGAAAATCATTGCTGTGGTTATCTGCTGTGAGTTCCTGATCTGCTTGGGGATGAGCCTGATTTTCCCGGTAATGCCGTTTATCAAGAATGAATACCATTTTTCAGCCTTCGACATGGGGGTCATGTCGTCACTCTTTGCCTTTGTCCAGTTCGTGGCTTCTCCGGTAGTCGGGCAGACCTCTGACAAGATGGGCCGGAAACCAATGCTGGTGTGGGGACTGTTGATCTTTTCCCTAGCCGAATTTGTTTTTGCCCTAGCCAACCAGCTCTGGCTCTTCGACATCTCCCGGGCGGTTGACGGCCTGTCGGCAGCGATGTTCGTCCCCACTTCAATGGCCTTGGCAGCAGACCTGACGAGTGTTAAGGACCGGGCTAAGGTAATTGGCTGGCTATCAGCGGCCTTTAGTGGGGGCCTAATCTTGGGACCCGGGCTTGGCGGCATCCTGGCTAATATTAATTACAAGTTTCCCTTCTGGGTTGCCGGCATTCTAGGTATTATCAGTACCCTCGTTGCTATGTTCTTGCTGCCAAGCGATAGCGATGAGCGTTTCAAAAGCACGACCGACAACCCGGAAGGCAACCTTTTGTCCGGTGGCTGGGTCCAGATTAAAAAGCTCCTTTCTCCGGTGATGGTTACCCTATTTTTGATGATTTTCATCATGTCGTTTGGCCTGGCGGGATTCGAGAGTATTTACAGCCTGTACGTTAACGAGGTTCACAACTTTGACCTCCAGTCCATCGCCCTAGTATTGACTTTGAACGGCATCATTTCCCTAATCCTCCAGGTCTTCTTTTTTGACCGGATGGTACAATGGTGGGGTGAAATCCGGGTGATTCGTTACTGTTTCTTTGCCAGCGCCATCGGAACGGTCTTCGTTATCTACGACCACTCCCACTGGCAGCTGATTGTGGCCACCCTGGTCGTCTTTGAAGCCTTCGACATGTTACGGCCAGCGATCACGACCCTATTGACGAAGATGAGTAAGGACAATCAGGGGCTGCTAAATGGGGTTAACATGTCGCTGACTAGTGTCGGCAACATCGTCGGCCCGTTGATTTCGGGGGCCCTACTGGATATCAACTACCAGTACCCGTACTGGATTGTTATCGTCTTCTTGATGGGATCGTTCATTATCACCTTTGGACTACAGCACTTACGGAGACAAAATGCATAA
- a CDS encoding zinc-dependent alcohol dehydrogenase family protein has protein sequence MKALVMTGVKKLEVENDYKKPEVKPNEVLVHTAWAGICGTDKALYNGLPGSADAVPPIVLGHENSGVIAAVGSDVQNFKVGDRVSVDPNIYCHKCFYCRTSRPELCEHLDAVGVTRDGGFAEFFTAPEEVVYHVPGNVSLEAAAVIEPISCAAHGVDLLETHPYQTALIIGDGFEGQLIAQILKSRGVKEVTLAGTVDEKLENNKKHFGFKTINNIKEPDAIKPDSYDIVVEAVGLPKTQEQAVEAARRGGQVLMFGVGNPDSEFKVNTYKVYQKQLHIQGSFINPYTFEDSIALLQSGDVDPLPLISNVLDFAHVEDFVSGKLGNISKAIVKVAGEDA, from the coding sequence ATGAAAGCATTAGTAATGACAGGTGTCAAGAAGTTAGAAGTTGAGAACGACTACAAGAAGCCAGAAGTTAAGCCAAACGAAGTCCTGGTCCACACTGCTTGGGCTGGTATTTGTGGAACTGATAAGGCCCTCTACAATGGCCTACCAGGTTCTGCTGACGCTGTTCCACCGATTGTTTTAGGGCACGAAAACTCCGGTGTAATTGCTGCTGTTGGTAGCGATGTTCAAAACTTCAAGGTTGGTGACCGGGTAAGCGTTGACCCGAACATTTACTGCCATAAGTGCTTCTACTGCCGGACTTCTCGTCCAGAACTCTGTGAACACCTGGATGCCGTTGGTGTTACCCGTGATGGTGGTTTCGCTGAATTCTTCACTGCCCCTGAAGAAGTTGTTTACCACGTTCCGGGCAACGTTTCTTTGGAAGCTGCTGCGGTTATTGAACCAATTTCCTGTGCTGCCCACGGTGTTGACCTGCTGGAAACTCACCCATACCAAACTGCTTTGATCATTGGTGATGGTTTTGAAGGGCAACTGATTGCCCAAATCCTGAAGTCCCGTGGTGTTAAGGAAGTTACCTTGGCCGGGACCGTTGATGAAAAGCTGGAAAACAACAAGAAGCACTTTGGCTTCAAGACGATCAACAACATTAAGGAACCAGACGCTATCAAGCCAGACAGCTACGACATTGTTGTTGAAGCCGTTGGTCTGCCAAAGACACAGGAACAAGCCGTTGAAGCTGCTCGTCGTGGTGGCCAAGTTCTGATGTTCGGTGTTGGTAATCCTGACTCTGAATTCAAGGTTAACACTTACAAAGTTTACCAGAAGCAACTGCACATCCAAGGTTCCTTCATTAACCCATACACCTTCGAAGATTCAATCGCTCTGCTGCAATCCGGTGATGTTGACCCACTGCCACTGATTTCCAACGTTTTGGACTTCGCCCATGTTGAAGACTTCGTTAGTGGTAAGCTTGGTAACATCTCCAAGGCCATCGTTAAGGTTGCTGGCGAAGACGCCTAA